In one Erinaceus europaeus chromosome 3, mEriEur2.1, whole genome shotgun sequence genomic region, the following are encoded:
- the LOC132537607 gene encoding uncharacterized protein LOC132537607 — PQPHPPQPHPPQPHPPQPHPPQPHPPQPHPPQPHPPHPQPPSPSPSPPSPPSPPPSSPSLSTPPTTSPPPPLPSPPQPPSPPPPPSPSPPPPPPPPSPSPPPSPSPPSSPSPPPLPSPPPPPSPSSPPSPSPPSPSPPPPPPSPPSPSPPSPSPSPPPPPSSSPPSPSPPPPSPSPSPPPPPSSPPPPPPPPSPSPPPPSPPPPPSPSPPPPPSPSPPPPSPSPPPSPSPPASSSPPPPPSPSPPPPPPSPPPPPPSPPPPPPSSPPSPPSPSPSSPPSPPASSPPSPPPPSSQCDCHWSATVPSVLLL; from the exons CCACAGCCTCACCCTCCACAGCCTCACCCTCCACAGCCTCACCCTCCACAGCCTCACCCTCCACAGCCTCACCCTCCACAGCCTCACCCTCCACAGCCTCACCCACCACATCCTCA accaccatcaccatcaccatcaccaccatcaccaccatcaccaccaccatcctcACCATCACTatcaacaccaccaacaacatcaccaccaccaccattaccgtcaccaccacaaccaccatcaccaccaccaccaccatcaccatcaccaccaccaccaccaccaccaccatcaccatcaccaccaccatcaccatcaccaccatcatcaccatcaccaccaccactaccatcaccaccaccaccaccatcaccatcatcaccaccatcaccatcaccaccatcaccatcaccaccaccaccaccaccatcaccaccatcaccatcaccaccatcaccatcaccatcaccaccaccaccaccatcatcatcaccaccatcaccatcaccaccaccaccatcaccatcgccatcaccaccaccaccaccatcatcaccaccaccaccaccaccaccaccatcgccatcaccaccaccaccatcaccaccaccaccaccatcaccatcaccaccaccaccaccatcaccatcaccaccaccaccatcaccatcaccaccgccATCGCCATCACCACCAGCAtcgtcatcaccaccaccaccaccatcaccatcaccaccaccaccaccaccatcaccaccaccaccaccaccatcaccaccaccaccaccaccatcatcaccaccatcaccaccatcaccatcaccatcatcaccaccatcaccaccagcatcatcaccaccatcaccaccaccaccatcatcacagtGTGACTGTCACTGGTCTGCAACTGTGCCTTCTGTCCTGTTACTGTGA